The Ornithodoros turicata isolate Travis chromosome 9, ASM3712646v1, whole genome shotgun sequence genome includes a region encoding these proteins:
- the LOC135368521 gene encoding locomotion-related protein Hikaru genki-like, whose amino-acid sequence MAGMSLAMCRTLLLYGLTHLLQGHSKAVNKSLTTTPATEVACSPPEIVYNGTVFQTNGDEDFDNVYEIRFVGFFGSIDKKRACKIKCVNGAWFGPLCAVENQVGDGIRFHSVMKPCILHPLNPNIVVHQHAMPLTVTEDVELPHDTELNFRCSEVGLQKFVGNSTIRCLNRQWSAAMPNCMPTSQQHNLSVLVPPTILYTVDKGEYGISETGQLVVYPDANVYLYCLYQRHSGNPQWTWTSERDYAKGWVLSADEKQWRYELLIYNAKPYDSGVYTCTTPRGQTNSISVKIQDVACPPIEGDSDENRVTSDHGSRMHSKAKFACMEGYNLVGSEEVTCNPSGRWSDRAPHCVVIQCPEIPERGSLKISSTNRTYGVRVHFSCPPNFKLVGPPFVTCWKNETWSDTAPTCEPIRCRPPLPPANGRVLYGGRQYPGDTVHYTCNAGYVLIGESVSACGYNGTWSNSVPTCKPACEYPGQPAHGRIVPTKFHYDIGEMVMVACNTGFRLLSSPRLRCSKDGHWSNPLPHCRRILHK is encoded by the exons ATGGCTGGCATGTCACTAGCAATGTGTCGCACGTTGCTGCTTTACGGCCTCACCCATCTTTTGCAGGGCCACTCCAAAG CCGTCAACAAATCCCTGACGACAACACCGGCGACGGAAGTTGCATGTTCACCGCCCGAGATTGTCTACAATGGAACAGTTTTCCAGACGAACGGCGACGAAGATTTTGATAACGTGTACGAAATAAGGTTCGTGGGTTTCTTCGGCTCCATCGACAAGAAGCGGGCCTGCAAAATCAAATGCGTGAATGGTGCCTGGTTCGGGCCCCTGTGCGCCGTCGAGAACCAAGTGGGAG ATGGCATCCGGTTTCACTCCGTCATGAAACCGTGTATCCTGCATCCCTTGAATCCTAACATAGTCGTGCACCAGCACGCCATGCCTCTGACGGTTACGGAAGACGTCGAATTACCGCATGACACTGAGCTTAACTTCAGGTGTTCGGAAGTTGGTCTTCAGAAGTTCGTCGGAAACTCCACGATACGTTGTTTAAATAGACAGTGGTCGGCAGCCATGCCCAATTGCATGCCAACGTCGCAACAGCATAACCTTTCTG ttCTAGTTCCTCCAACCATCTTATACACGGTAGACAAGGGGGAGTACGGCATCTCGGAGACGGGACAGCTTGTCGTATATCCTGATGCCAATGTTTACCTTTATTGCCTCTACCAGAGACACAGCGGAAACCCGCAGTGGACGTGGACTTCGGAAAG AGACTACGCAAAAGGCTGGGTTTTGTCAGCCGATGAGAAGCAGTGGAGATACGAACTGCTCATTTATAACGCAAAGCCCTACGACTCCGGCGTCTACACCTGCACCACGCCACGAGGTCAAACGAATTCGATTTCGGTCAAAATCCAGG ACGTCGCTTGCCCACCAATAGAGGGCGATAGCGACGAAAACAGGGTCACCAGCGACCACGGAAGCCGTATGCACAGCAAGGCAAAGTTTGCCTGCATGGAAGGATACAACCTGGTGGGGTCCGAAGAGGTGACCTGCAATCCCTCGGGACGGTGGTCAGACCGGGCTCCGCACTGCGTGG TCATTCAGTGTCCGGAAATTCCTGAAAGGGGCTCCCTCAAGATAAGTTCCACGAACAGAACGTACGGTGTCAGAGTTCATTTTTCTTGTCCTCCGAATTTCAAGTTGGTTGGTCCCCCATTCGTCACCTGCTGGAAAAATGAGACCTGGTCCGATACCGCGCCGACGTGCGAAC CCATCAGATGCCGACCACCCCTGCCACCTGCGAATGGACGGGTCCTGTACGGTGGCAGACAATATCCGGGAGACACTGTGCACTACACATGTAACGCTGGCTACGTTCTAATAGGAGAATCGGTTTCAGCGTGCGGGTACAACGGTACATGGTCGAACTCCGTACCTACGT GCAAACCAGCGTGTGAGTACCCAGGCCAACCAGCGCATGGCCGCATCGTACCCACCAAGTTCCACTACGACATCGGAGAAATGGTGATGGTAGCTTGCAATACTGGGTTTCGTCTTCTGAGCTCTCCACGGCTACGCTGCTCAAAGGACGGCCACTGGTCGAACCCTCTCCCCCACTGTAGGCGCATCTTGCACAAATAA